Proteins from a genomic interval of Arthrobacter sp. CAN_C5:
- a CDS encoding UPF0182 family protein, with protein sequence MTSGEDRPFGSRPSQTNSSSAKRRSPLIPTLVVLAVLVIAFVWVSQIYADVLWYSQLGFVEVFVTENLSRIGLFAAAFLIMGICVYFSLRVAYRSRPIYAPDNAVQDNLNRYQAQLEPIRRLLMLGIPVVLAAFAGTAAASQWQPVLLFFNQVPFGEVDPEFGLDIAFYVFTLPFLNFLIGFLISVVIISAIAGILTHYLYGGIRLEEKGLFTSKAARIHIAILAALFLLLQGVNYWLDRYATLTGTGGRWDGALYTDVNAVIPTKAILAAAAIIVAVLFIVSAVIGRWRLPIIGTAMLIIVAILAGGVYPWVIQRFQVVPSEFSREEPFIERNIDQTRAAYGLDEVEVSAYNPTDIPEPGALDEDGETTANIRLLDPNLVSDAFSQLQQFRQYYQFPETLNVDRYEIDGEVEDTVIAVRELNTAGVPDGWINEHVLYTHGYGIVAAAGSTTEPDGRPTFIQSGIPSTGVLGDESNYEPRIYFGEESPLYSVVGAPEGANPIEIDRPQSEESDQQSRSTFQGSGGPDVGNIFNRLVYALKFQSTDLLLSDQVNSESQIFYDRDPVERVEKVAPYLTLDGNSYPAIVDGRVKWIIDGYTTTADYPYSTQQELQSATQDSLTAEGLATALPPEQVNYIRNAVKATVDAYDGSVDLYAWDEEDPILKAWQNIYPASMQPYSAMSADLMAHVRYPEDLFKVQRELLARYHVTETEPFYSNNEAWSVPNDPTLEGEAVSVPQPPYYLSLQMPEQEGASFSLTTPFIPFVPAGQEARNVLYGFLAADGDAGTGEDGVKADTYGTLRLLDSSGQDSAVGPGQAANLFNSDTTVSQELNLLRQGASEVISGNLLTLPIGGGVAYVQPVYVQSSGDSSFPVLRRVLVSFGEEVGFAPTLAEALDQVFGGDSGAVTGDSENVGETPADPAAPPVEGEPTEGEPTEAPSEPATGGTDDPAADLRAALEDANTAIQDGQEALADGDFAAYGEAQDRLSDALARALEAEERQSGAAPAGE encoded by the coding sequence GTGACTTCCGGAGAAGACCGGCCGTTCGGCAGCAGGCCGAGCCAGACCAATTCCAGCAGCGCGAAAAGACGCAGCCCGCTCATCCCGACCCTGGTGGTGCTGGCCGTGCTGGTCATCGCCTTCGTCTGGGTCTCTCAGATTTACGCCGATGTGCTCTGGTACAGCCAGCTCGGTTTTGTGGAGGTCTTCGTCACGGAGAACCTGTCCAGGATCGGCCTGTTCGCAGCGGCATTCCTCATCATGGGAATCTGCGTATACTTCAGCCTCCGGGTAGCGTACCGGTCCCGGCCGATCTATGCTCCGGACAATGCGGTCCAGGACAACCTGAACCGGTACCAGGCCCAGCTGGAACCAATCCGCCGCCTGCTGATGCTCGGCATTCCCGTGGTGCTCGCGGCCTTCGCCGGCACCGCTGCCGCTTCCCAGTGGCAGCCCGTCCTCCTGTTCTTCAACCAGGTGCCGTTTGGCGAGGTGGACCCGGAGTTTGGTCTGGACATTGCGTTCTACGTGTTCACCCTGCCGTTCCTGAACTTCCTGATCGGCTTCCTGATCAGTGTCGTCATTATCAGCGCCATCGCCGGCATCCTGACCCACTACCTCTACGGCGGCATCCGCCTCGAGGAAAAGGGCCTTTTCACGTCGAAGGCAGCCCGCATCCACATTGCCATCCTCGCAGCCCTGTTCCTGCTGCTGCAGGGCGTCAACTACTGGCTGGACCGCTACGCTACCCTCACCGGCACCGGGGGACGCTGGGACGGAGCTCTCTACACCGACGTCAACGCGGTGATTCCCACCAAGGCGATCCTCGCCGCGGCCGCGATCATCGTCGCTGTGCTGTTCATCGTCTCCGCTGTCATCGGCCGCTGGCGCCTCCCGATCATCGGGACGGCAATGCTGATCATCGTCGCCATTCTGGCCGGCGGCGTATACCCGTGGGTCATCCAGCGCTTCCAGGTGGTGCCGTCGGAGTTCAGCCGTGAAGAGCCGTTCATCGAACGCAACATCGACCAGACGCGTGCGGCCTACGGGCTGGACGAGGTCGAGGTCAGTGCCTACAACCCAACGGACATCCCCGAGCCCGGCGCCCTCGACGAGGACGGCGAAACCACCGCGAACATCAGGCTGCTCGACCCGAACCTGGTCAGCGATGCCTTCAGCCAGCTCCAGCAGTTCCGGCAGTACTACCAGTTCCCGGAAACCCTCAACGTCGACCGGTACGAGATTGACGGCGAAGTCGAGGACACAGTGATCGCTGTTCGTGAACTGAACACTGCAGGCGTACCTGACGGCTGGATCAACGAACACGTCCTCTACACGCACGGTTACGGGATTGTCGCCGCGGCAGGTTCGACCACCGAACCCGACGGCCGGCCCACCTTCATCCAGTCGGGTATCCCGTCAACCGGGGTGCTGGGCGACGAGTCCAACTACGAGCCCCGGATCTACTTCGGCGAAGAGTCACCGCTGTACTCGGTGGTGGGTGCTCCTGAGGGAGCGAACCCCATTGAGATCGATCGCCCCCAGAGCGAAGAATCAGATCAGCAGTCGCGCAGCACCTTCCAGGGCAGCGGCGGCCCGGACGTGGGTAACATCTTCAACCGGTTGGTATATGCACTGAAATTCCAGTCGACCGACCTCCTGCTGTCCGATCAGGTCAATAGCGAATCCCAGATCTTCTATGACCGGGATCCGGTGGAGCGGGTCGAGAAGGTTGCCCCGTACCTGACCCTTGACGGCAACAGCTACCCGGCCATTGTCGACGGCCGGGTCAAGTGGATCATCGATGGCTATACAACCACCGCTGACTACCCGTACTCGACGCAGCAGGAGCTGCAGTCCGCAACCCAGGATTCACTGACCGCAGAGGGCCTTGCGACGGCGCTTCCGCCGGAGCAGGTCAACTACATCCGCAACGCTGTCAAGGCGACTGTCGATGCCTATGACGGGTCCGTGGATCTGTACGCCTGGGACGAGGAAGATCCGATTCTGAAGGCGTGGCAGAACATCTACCCCGCATCGATGCAGCCCTACAGCGCCATGTCGGCCGACCTGATGGCCCACGTGAGGTACCCGGAGGATCTCTTCAAGGTGCAGCGTGAACTGCTCGCCCGGTACCACGTGACCGAGACCGAGCCGTTCTACAGCAACAACGAGGCTTGGAGCGTCCCGAACGATCCAACGCTTGAGGGGGAGGCCGTCAGCGTCCCCCAGCCGCCGTACTACCTGTCACTGCAGATGCCCGAGCAGGAGGGGGCCAGCTTCTCGCTGACCACCCCGTTCATCCCGTTCGTCCCTGCGGGCCAGGAGGCCCGGAACGTGCTCTACGGTTTCCTTGCCGCCGACGGCGACGCCGGCACCGGCGAGGACGGCGTGAAAGCCGACACCTACGGCACGTTGCGGCTGTTGGATTCGTCCGGCCAGGACTCGGCGGTTGGACCCGGTCAGGCAGCCAACCTCTTCAACTCGGACACCACCGTGTCGCAGGAGCTGAACCTGCTGCGTCAGGGCGCTTCCGAGGTGATCAGCGGTAACCTGCTTACTCTGCCCATCGGCGGCGGCGTGGCGTACGTACAGCCGGTCTATGTCCAGTCGTCCGGCGACTCATCCTTCCCTGTCCTGCGACGTGTCCTGGTGAGCTTCGGTGAAGAGGTTGGTTTCGCACCGACCCTCGCGGAAGCCCTGGACCAGGTCTTCGGCGGAGATTCGGGTGCGGTGACTGGTGACAGCGAGAACGTCGGCGAGACGCCTGCTGATCCTGCTGCTCCACCTGTCGAGGGTGAGCCCACCGAGGGCGAGCCCACTGAGGCACCTTCCGAGCCAGCGACCGGCGGAACCGATGATCCGGCAGCGGACCTTCGGGCGGCGCTGGAGGATGCCAACACTGCTATCCAGGACGGTCAGGAAGCCCTTGCAGACGGCGACTTCGCCGCCTACGGTGAAGCCCAGGATCGGCTGAGCGACGCTCTGGCACGGGCCCTTGAAGCCGAAGAGCGGCAGTCAGGAGCCGCACCAGCAGGGGAGTAG
- a CDS encoding deoxyribodipyrimidine photo-lyase, whose protein sequence is MSPLLVWLRDDLRLSDNPALSAALAADATNTIVCFVFDEESEGIRPLGGATRWWLHHSLAKLGQAIEQLGGQLVLRSGPAENVIRALVAETGAEHVLWNRRYGQPERTIDAALKTWCGDNGIEATSYQANLLFEPWQITTGSGGPYKVFTPFWRACRDQPEPRTPLPAPERLEGPSLPSEDLASWGLLPTRPDWSAGLQEQWSPGEDGAGERLDEFLGGSVDGYAGNRDLPGVEGTSRLSPHLRFGEISPFQIWHASRAATNPSIAKDIQVFGSEVGWREFCWQLLYHNPDLATENYRRDFDGFAWQTPTPGELGAWQRGRTGYPLIDAGMRQLWDTGWMHNRVRMAAASFLIKNLMVDWRVGEQWFWDTLVDADPANNPANWQWVAGSGVDASPYFRIFNPVTQSKKFDRDGTYLKHFVPELRAAGNVHEPWKDTEAPTGYPSPVVDLAETRERALSAYQDLRGG, encoded by the coding sequence ATGTCTCCACTACTTGTCTGGCTCCGCGACGACCTCCGGCTCAGCGACAACCCGGCCCTCTCCGCTGCCCTGGCTGCTGACGCCACCAACACCATTGTCTGCTTCGTGTTCGACGAGGAAAGCGAGGGGATCCGCCCCCTCGGTGGTGCCACCCGCTGGTGGCTCCACCATTCACTCGCCAAACTCGGCCAGGCCATCGAGCAGCTCGGCGGCCAGCTGGTGCTGCGCTCCGGTCCGGCCGAGAACGTCATTCGCGCCCTGGTGGCCGAAACCGGCGCCGAACATGTGCTGTGGAACCGTCGGTACGGTCAGCCCGAGCGGACCATCGATGCCGCGCTGAAAACGTGGTGTGGTGATAACGGGATCGAAGCAACCAGCTATCAAGCCAACCTCCTGTTCGAGCCCTGGCAGATCACTACCGGCTCCGGAGGACCATACAAGGTGTTCACGCCATTCTGGCGGGCCTGCAGGGATCAGCCCGAGCCACGGACACCCCTACCCGCCCCTGAGCGGCTGGAGGGCCCATCCCTGCCGTCGGAGGACCTCGCCAGCTGGGGTCTGCTCCCCACCCGGCCGGATTGGTCTGCCGGGCTGCAGGAACAGTGGAGCCCTGGTGAGGACGGAGCCGGGGAACGGCTGGATGAGTTTCTCGGTGGATCCGTCGACGGGTACGCCGGGAACAGGGATCTGCCCGGCGTCGAGGGCACCAGCAGGCTCTCACCCCATCTGCGGTTCGGCGAGATCAGTCCGTTCCAGATCTGGCACGCGTCCAGAGCCGCGACCAACCCCTCGATCGCGAAGGACATCCAGGTCTTCGGCTCCGAGGTTGGCTGGCGCGAGTTCTGTTGGCAGTTGCTCTACCACAACCCCGATCTTGCGACCGAGAATTATCGGCGGGACTTCGACGGGTTCGCGTGGCAGACGCCAACCCCCGGCGAGCTGGGTGCTTGGCAGCGCGGACGCACCGGCTACCCGCTGATCGACGCGGGGATGCGCCAGCTGTGGGACACCGGTTGGATGCATAACCGGGTGCGGATGGCCGCGGCTTCCTTCCTGATCAAAAATCTGATGGTGGACTGGCGGGTGGGCGAGCAATGGTTCTGGGACACCCTGGTCGACGCCGACCCAGCCAACAATCCAGCGAACTGGCAGTGGGTTGCGGGCTCCGGTGTCGACGCCTCCCCCTATTTCAGGATCTTCAATCCGGTCACCCAGAGCAAAAAGTTCGACCGGGACGGCACGTACCTCAAGCACTTCGTTCCGGAACTGAGGGCTGCGGGGAACGTCCACGAACCGTGGAAGGATACGGAGGCGCCCACCGGCTACCCCTCCCCCGTGGTTGACCTGGCCGAAACCAGGGAACGTGCACTTTCCGCTTACCAGGATCTCCGCGGCGGCTGA
- a CDS encoding TPM domain-containing protein — MRSSTRRLAATVGVTAALMLPLTTLPGAYAAPPVDFGAENVIDDAGVLDAAGLAEVEEAIAQLEETEGYRLRVVYVDSFTDPADPDEWSQETAEISQLNDADVLLTVAVEDGQARFFASNSSPVQSGTEPRFNSDILPELRDDDWAGAGVAAAGSVSSILSGESGGSGDSDADESNGGGSGLGAVILVGALVALAGIGGFFFLRSRSQKSLTSGPSTTQDFGPGRGPDGEVLDPLAAFSVEDLRKKAGSLLIAADDAIKSSEQEVGFAQAQYGDAAVQPFVDDIAAAKAHMSESFKLQQQLDDHIPDTKEQQRTWLGDIIRRCESVNSSLQEHKADFDALRELERNAPAALAAAQGSAEDVRTRVSTAEQTLQQLQQKYADSATSQVRDNVEQANERLEFVDSAAASAQQHLDTGDTGSAVIAVRAAEESVHQTTVLLEAISKRATELDAAKEELDRSVSDTAQDLAQAQAMLATGQHQELAGPVASAEAALNTVRNESSANRVDPVSLLQRTEAAHAQLDAALGGIKNQTEQTQRAREALQHAIMAAQSRISGTSDYIRARRGGVGSEARTRLAEAERNLDYAVQIQSDDPVAALSHAQQATALAEQAAQIAQQDVDGFGGGMGGFGGGGMFGGRGNQGGGGMGGALLGGILLGGILNGGGGGGGLFGGGGDSGGGFGGGGGDMFGGGGFGGFGGGGGGFGGFGGGGGDF; from the coding sequence ATGCGATCGAGCACCAGGCGCCTCGCGGCAACAGTAGGCGTCACCGCTGCACTAATGCTGCCCCTGACCACGCTTCCCGGCGCGTATGCCGCGCCACCGGTCGACTTCGGCGCAGAGAACGTGATCGACGACGCCGGAGTGCTCGACGCTGCAGGTCTGGCTGAGGTGGAAGAAGCAATTGCCCAGCTCGAAGAGACTGAGGGCTACCGGCTCCGCGTCGTCTATGTTGACTCCTTCACTGATCCGGCCGACCCCGATGAATGGTCGCAAGAGACTGCAGAAATCAGTCAGCTGAATGACGCTGACGTTCTCCTCACGGTGGCGGTAGAGGACGGGCAGGCCCGCTTCTTTGCCAGCAACTCCAGTCCCGTGCAGTCCGGCACGGAACCCCGGTTCAATTCAGACATCCTCCCCGAACTGAGGGATGACGATTGGGCCGGTGCTGGGGTTGCCGCAGCCGGGTCCGTCTCAAGTATTCTCTCCGGCGAGTCAGGCGGCTCAGGGGACAGCGACGCCGACGAATCCAACGGCGGCGGTAGCGGTTTGGGCGCCGTGATTCTGGTCGGTGCCCTGGTGGCGCTCGCCGGTATCGGCGGCTTCTTCTTCCTGAGGTCGCGCAGCCAGAAATCTCTTACCAGCGGCCCCTCCACCACCCAGGACTTCGGTCCAGGACGCGGACCGGACGGCGAAGTCCTCGACCCGTTGGCAGCCTTCAGCGTCGAGGACCTGCGGAAGAAGGCGGGCAGTCTCCTCATTGCCGCCGATGATGCAATCAAGTCCAGCGAGCAGGAAGTCGGGTTCGCCCAGGCCCAGTACGGGGATGCTGCGGTGCAGCCCTTCGTTGACGACATCGCTGCTGCCAAGGCGCATATGAGCGAATCCTTCAAACTCCAACAGCAGCTCGACGACCATATTCCTGACACCAAGGAACAACAGCGCACCTGGCTCGGCGACATCATCCGCCGCTGCGAGTCGGTCAACAGCTCACTTCAGGAGCACAAGGCAGACTTCGACGCCCTCAGGGAGCTCGAACGCAACGCCCCCGCAGCCCTGGCTGCGGCGCAGGGCTCAGCAGAGGACGTCAGGACCCGTGTGTCAACCGCCGAGCAGACCCTGCAGCAGTTGCAGCAGAAGTACGCGGATTCGGCCACGTCCCAGGTGCGCGACAACGTCGAACAGGCCAACGAACGGTTGGAGTTCGTCGACAGCGCCGCCGCATCCGCCCAGCAGCATCTGGACACCGGTGACACCGGATCGGCGGTCATCGCCGTCCGGGCGGCAGAGGAGAGCGTCCACCAGACGACAGTCCTTCTTGAGGCGATCAGCAAGAGGGCTACCGAGCTGGATGCCGCGAAGGAGGAGTTGGACCGCTCCGTGTCCGACACCGCCCAGGATTTGGCACAGGCGCAGGCGATGCTCGCGACGGGGCAGCACCAGGAGTTGGCTGGCCCAGTGGCCTCAGCAGAAGCCGCACTGAACACTGTCCGTAACGAATCATCGGCGAACCGGGTGGACCCGGTGTCGCTCCTGCAACGCACCGAGGCTGCCCATGCACAGCTGGACGCTGCTTTGGGGGGCATCAAGAATCAGACCGAGCAGACGCAACGAGCCCGTGAGGCGCTGCAGCATGCCATCATGGCGGCCCAGTCCCGTATCTCAGGAACCTCCGACTACATCCGCGCCCGGCGGGGCGGAGTCGGCAGTGAAGCACGCACCCGGCTCGCGGAGGCGGAACGAAACCTTGACTACGCGGTCCAGATCCAGTCGGACGACCCCGTTGCCGCGCTGTCCCATGCACAACAGGCCACGGCCCTGGCAGAGCAGGCGGCTCAGATAGCCCAGCAGGACGTGGACGGCTTCGGCGGCGGCATGGGCGGCTTCGGCGGCGGCGGCATGTTCGGTGGCCGGGGCAACCAGGGCGGCGGCGGAATGGGTGGAGCCCTTCTCGGCGGCATCCTGCTCGGTGGCATCCTCAACGGCGGCGGCGGAGGCGGAGGCCTTTTCGGGGGCGGCGGCGACAGCGGCGGAGGATTCGGCGGGGGTGGCGGCGACATGTTCGGTGGCGGCGGCTTCGGAGGCTTCGGTGGCGGCGGCGGAGGCTTCGGAGGCTTCGGTGGCGGCGGCGGCGATTTCTAG
- a CDS encoding S1C family serine protease, with protein MTDDNLHGFERNIPPRPQTPPSHVWADSSRPDGENSDPENTGQHHRAAYDDGSYSSGGFYRSALPPAALPSQRDKKRFGTATFVSGVLIAGLLGGGVVAGADQLLGGQAVTPAATTGQSQSVVVNDTESVNEVTGAAVKASPSVVTIAVSGAGSGGSGSGIVLDGEGHILTNTHVVTLGGQVSDAAVEVRTSDGRVFPAEIVGTDPLSDLAVIKVDAPDLQPATLADSDALNVGDTAIAIGAPLGLSGTVTDGIISTLNRTISVASSAVPEESADAAPEQEGDGFNFLPPEGAEVPQNQAQGSIYLNVIQTDAAINQGNSGGALVDGQGSVIGVNVAIASAGSADSTGNIGVGFSIPINYAERVAREIIEEGSASHGFLGVSVSPSASENSSAETSFSVGAEVAGVEPGSPAANAGFQEGDVITNVAGRQITDPRDLTAAVRMQAEGDTVSVEFERNGESQTIEVTVGQAEG; from the coding sequence ATGACTGACGACAACCTGCACGGGTTCGAACGGAATATTCCACCACGCCCTCAGACACCCCCATCCCATGTGTGGGCGGATTCCTCTCGTCCAGACGGTGAAAACAGTGATCCTGAGAACACCGGGCAGCACCACCGCGCCGCCTATGACGATGGCTCCTACTCCAGCGGTGGTTTTTATAGATCTGCGCTGCCCCCTGCGGCGCTTCCCTCGCAGCGGGACAAGAAACGCTTCGGTACCGCCACCTTTGTCAGCGGGGTGTTGATCGCCGGCCTGCTTGGCGGTGGCGTGGTGGCGGGGGCAGATCAGCTGCTCGGCGGACAGGCAGTCACACCGGCCGCCACCACCGGCCAGTCACAGTCAGTCGTGGTCAACGACACCGAAAGCGTCAATGAGGTCACCGGGGCGGCGGTAAAGGCTTCCCCGAGTGTGGTCACGATTGCCGTGAGCGGCGCGGGCTCCGGTGGCTCCGGTTCTGGGATCGTGCTCGACGGGGAAGGACACATCCTCACCAATACGCATGTGGTCACTCTTGGTGGCCAGGTCAGCGATGCGGCGGTGGAGGTCCGTACCAGTGACGGGCGGGTGTTCCCTGCGGAGATCGTCGGGACCGACCCGCTTTCCGACCTCGCAGTGATCAAGGTGGATGCCCCGGATCTGCAACCAGCAACCCTCGCGGACTCGGATGCGCTCAATGTCGGCGATACCGCCATCGCGATCGGCGCTCCGCTGGGACTCAGCGGAACGGTGACTGACGGCATCATTTCCACCCTGAACCGGACCATCAGTGTCGCCTCCTCGGCGGTGCCCGAGGAATCGGCCGATGCTGCTCCTGAGCAGGAAGGAGACGGCTTCAACTTCCTGCCGCCCGAAGGTGCCGAGGTACCACAGAACCAGGCACAGGGGTCGATCTACCTGAACGTTATCCAGACTGACGCGGCCATCAACCAGGGCAACTCCGGTGGAGCACTGGTGGACGGCCAGGGCAGCGTGATCGGGGTGAACGTCGCCATCGCCTCGGCGGGTTCGGCGGACAGCACCGGAAACATCGGTGTCGGTTTCTCCATTCCGATCAACTATGCGGAGCGGGTAGCCCGCGAGATCATCGAGGAAGGCAGCGCTTCCCACGGATTCCTGGGGGTATCGGTCTCACCATCGGCCTCGGAGAACTCCAGTGCGGAAACCTCCTTCTCCGTGGGTGCAGAGGTTGCCGGAGTCGAGCCGGGATCACCCGCAGCCAACGCCGGATTCCAGGAGGGCGATGTCATCACCAACGTGGCCGGACGGCAGATCACCGATCCACGGGACCTCACTGCGGCAGTGCGGATGCAGGCCGAGGGGGACACCGTAAGCGTCGAATTTGAGCGCAACGGTGAAAGCCAGACCATCGAGGTCACCGTGGGTCAGGCCGAGGGCTAA
- a CDS encoding PspA/IM30 family protein, whose protein sequence is MVKQSIFGRIAQLAKANINSLLDQAEDPQKMLDQMVRDYTNSIAEAESAVAQTIGNLRMLQEDYKEDLDNARNWGNKALAASKKADDYRNAGDTVDAEKFDNLAKVAIQRQMTAENEARGAEPTIGSQEEIVEKLKTGLNQMKGKLNELTSKRDELIARSRTAQAQQQVHDAVKSIDFMDPTSEVGRFEEKIRREEARVLGQAELANSSLDSQFESLEDLGEQTEVEARLAALKSGGSGGRTPSAIGQGSESEEYRPGQ, encoded by the coding sequence ATGGTAAAACAGTCAATCTTCGGACGTATCGCCCAGCTAGCCAAGGCAAACATCAACTCCCTCCTCGACCAGGCGGAGGACCCCCAGAAGATGCTGGACCAGATGGTCCGTGATTACACCAACAGCATTGCCGAAGCCGAGAGCGCCGTGGCCCAGACCATCGGCAACCTGCGGATGCTGCAGGAGGATTACAAGGAAGATCTGGATAATGCCCGGAACTGGGGCAACAAGGCACTTGCCGCGTCGAAGAAGGCCGACGACTACCGCAACGCCGGGGATACGGTCGACGCCGAGAAGTTCGACAACCTGGCGAAGGTTGCCATCCAGCGCCAGATGACCGCTGAGAACGAGGCACGCGGTGCCGAGCCGACCATCGGTTCGCAGGAAGAGATCGTCGAGAAGCTGAAGACCGGGCTCAACCAGATGAAGGGCAAGCTCAACGAGCTCACCAGCAAGCGGGACGAGCTGATCGCCCGCTCCCGCACCGCACAGGCCCAGCAGCAGGTGCACGATGCGGTGAAGAGCATCGACTTCATGGATCCCACGAGCGAGGTGGGACGGTTCGAAGAGAAGATCCGACGCGAGGAAGCCCGCGTCCTCGGCCAGGCTGAACTGGCCAACTCAAGCCTCGACTCACAATTCGAGAGCCTCGAAGACCTGGGTGAGCAGACCGAGGTCGAAGCACGCCTCGCCGCCCTGAAGTCCGGCGGGTCCGGCGGTCGCACTCCGTCGGCCATCGGGCAGGGCAGCGAATCCGAGGAATACCGGCCCGGCCAGTAA